The following coding sequences lie in one Ictalurus furcatus strain D&B chromosome 7, Billie_1.0, whole genome shotgun sequence genomic window:
- the LOC128609751 gene encoding heterogeneous nuclear ribonucleoproteins C1/C2 isoform X3 yields MASNVTNKTDPRSLNSRVFIGNLNTMLVTKADVEAIFSKYGMIVGCSIHKGYAFVQYANERNARAAVAGEDGRMIVGQVLDINLAGEPKPHRSKTTKRQAGDMYSSSTFELDYDFQRDYYDRMYAYPSRVPPPPPPLSRAVIPSKRARVSLTGGGSRRTKSSFSSSSKSSQRSSSRAIKADDIQTIKRELAQIKHKVDYLLESLERMEKDHSKKSEGKVVKAAVGDVSQQHSSSKKERDREEQELNDSEEEEGDLLEEEEEAKSIGGENEEEDGEEEEEGEHEEGEDDGDSVNGDDP; encoded by the exons ATGGCCAGCAACGTAACCAATAAGACGGACCCTCGTTCGTTGAACTCGCGCGTCTTCATTGGGAACCTGAACACCATGCTGGTGACCAAAGCTGACGTGGAGGCCATCTTCAGCAAGTACGGCATGATCGTGGGCTGCTCCATCCACAAAGGTTATGCTTTTGTCCAGTACGCGAACGAGAGGAACGCTCGAGCCGCCGTCGCTGGAGAGGATGGACGCATGATTGTCGGACAAGTCCTGG ACATCAACCTGGCAGGTGAGCCCAAACCTCACCGATCGAAAACCACCAAACGTCAAGCAGGAGATATGTACAG CAGCTCCACTTTTGAACTCGACTACGATTTCCAGAGAGATTACTACGACAG gatgtACGCGTACCCATCCCGCGTgccccctcctcctccacccctCTCTCGGGCCGTCATTCCCTCCAAGCGAGCGCGGGTCAGCCTGACCGGAGGAGGAAGCCGACGCACCAAATCCagcttctcctcttcctccaaaAGCAGCCAGCGCTCTTCATCACGGGCCA TTAAAGCAGACGATATTCAGACCATAAAGAGGGAACTGGCTCAGATCAAACACAAAGTGGATTATCTTCTTGAAAGTTTAGAGCGTATGGAGAAAGATCACAGCAAGAAATCAG AAGGGAAAGTGGTGAAGGCGGCGGTGGGTGACGTCTCTCAGCAGCACTCAAGCAGTAAGAAGGAGCGTGACAGAGAAGAGCAGGAGCTCAACGactctgaagaagaagaaggagatctgttggaggaagaggaggag GCGAAGAGTATCGGAGGAGAGAATGAGGAAGAGGacggagaagaggaggaagagggcgAGCATGAGGAAGGCGAGGACGACGGCGACAGCGTGAACGGCGATGACCCATag
- the LOC128609753 gene encoding cerebellin-1 produces the protein MFVIITQLVLLLCAWRVQTQDFTTPKVDILAELAKIKNLEERMKTIEETMEQLKLENGVLKTTVQTLQDKVESLQNENEARKVAFSASLLASGLGHEGPHVSVLSPLIYKKVVINIGNGYDSDTGIFTAPVKGVYYFRFYAHCHPDIRMAVSLYKNGTVQCSVFSWKPITNGNASNGIVLNLEKGDQIYTKLRDNTWVYDDPAGYTSFGGFLLFPL, from the exons ATGTTCGTGATAATCACACAGTTGGTTTTGCTGCTTTGTGCCTGGCGCGTTCAAACGCAGGATTTCACTACGCCGAAGGTGGACATTCTTGCTGAgctagcaaaaataaaaaacctggaAGAAAGAATGAAGACGATAGAGGAGACGATGGAACAACTGAAGCTTGAGAATGgcg TTCTGAAGACAACGGTCCAAACTTTGCAGGATAAAGTTGAATCACTGCAGAATGAAAACGAAG cCAGGAAGGTCGCCTTTTCAGCATCGCTTTTAGCTTCTGGACTGGGACATGAAGGACCCCATGTTTCTGTGCTCTCTCCGTTAATCTACAAAAAAGTCGTCATTAACATTGGAAATGGCTATGACTCAGATACGG GGATTTTCACAGCACCAGTGAAAGGAGTTTACTATTTCCGATTCTACGCTCACTGTCACCCCGACATCAGAATGGCTGTCAGTCTGTATAAAAACGGAACTGTTCAGTGCTCTGTGTTTTCCTGGAAACCCATCACTAACGGCAACGCCAGCAACGGGATCGTTTTAAATCTAGAAAAAGGAGATCAGATCTACACGAAGCTTAGGGATAATACCTGGGTTTATGATGATCCAGCAGGCTACACCAGTTTCGGAGGATTTTTACTTTTCCCCCTGTGA
- the LOC128609751 gene encoding heterogeneous nuclear ribonucleoproteins C1/C2 isoform X2: MDAMASNVTNKTDPRSLNSRVFIGNLNTMLVTKADVEAIFSKYGMIVGCSIHKGYAFVQYANERNARAAVAGEDGRMIVGQVLDINLAGEPKPHRSKTTKRQAGDMYSSTFELDYDFQRDYYDRMYAYPSRVPPPPPPLSRAVIPSKRARVSLTGGGSRRTKSSFSSSSKSSQRSSSRAIKADDIQTIKRELAQIKHKVDYLLESLERMEKDHSKKSEGKVVKAAVGDVSQQHSSSKKERDREEQELNDSEEEEGDLLEEEEEAKSIGGENEEEDGEEEEEGEHEEGEDDGDSVNGDDP; the protein is encoded by the exons ATGGa cGCGATGGCCAGCAACGTAACCAATAAGACGGACCCTCGTTCGTTGAACTCGCGCGTCTTCATTGGGAACCTGAACACCATGCTGGTGACCAAAGCTGACGTGGAGGCCATCTTCAGCAAGTACGGCATGATCGTGGGCTGCTCCATCCACAAAGGTTATGCTTTTGTCCAGTACGCGAACGAGAGGAACGCTCGAGCCGCCGTCGCTGGAGAGGATGGACGCATGATTGTCGGACAAGTCCTGG ACATCAACCTGGCAGGTGAGCCCAAACCTCACCGATCGAAAACCACCAAACGTCAAGCAGGAGATATGTACAG CTCCACTTTTGAACTCGACTACGATTTCCAGAGAGATTACTACGACAG gatgtACGCGTACCCATCCCGCGTgccccctcctcctccacccctCTCTCGGGCCGTCATTCCCTCCAAGCGAGCGCGGGTCAGCCTGACCGGAGGAGGAAGCCGACGCACCAAATCCagcttctcctcttcctccaaaAGCAGCCAGCGCTCTTCATCACGGGCCA TTAAAGCAGACGATATTCAGACCATAAAGAGGGAACTGGCTCAGATCAAACACAAAGTGGATTATCTTCTTGAAAGTTTAGAGCGTATGGAGAAAGATCACAGCAAGAAATCAG AAGGGAAAGTGGTGAAGGCGGCGGTGGGTGACGTCTCTCAGCAGCACTCAAGCAGTAAGAAGGAGCGTGACAGAGAAGAGCAGGAGCTCAACGactctgaagaagaagaaggagatctgttggaggaagaggaggag GCGAAGAGTATCGGAGGAGAGAATGAGGAAGAGGacggagaagaggaggaagagggcgAGCATGAGGAAGGCGAGGACGACGGCGACAGCGTGAACGGCGATGACCCATag
- the LOC128609752 gene encoding cysteine and glycine-rich protein 1: protein MPLGGGNKCGCCQKTVYFAEEVQCDGRSFHKSCFLCMVCRKNLDSTTVATHENEVYCKSCYGKKYGPKGYGYGAGAGTLSMDKGESLGIKHEVDQPHQPTNNQNTSKFAQRFGASDVCPRCGKAVYAAEKTIGAGASWHKSCFRCAKCGKGLESTTMTDKDGEIYCKGCYAKSFGPKGFGYGQGAGALSHAQ from the exons ATGCCTCTTGGAGGTGGAAACAAGTGCGGCTGCTGTCAGAAGACCGTCTACTTTGCAGAGGAAGTTCAATGTGATGGACGGAGTTTCCATAAATCATGCTTCCTGTGTA TGGTGTGCCGGAAGAACCTAGATAGCACTACTGTGGCCACCCATGAAAATGAGGTGTACTGCAAGTCCTGCTATGGCAAGAAATACGGGCCAAAAGGCTATGGCTACGGCGCGGGTGCCGGGACGCTGAGCATGGACAAAGGAGAGTCTCTGGGAATCAAACATGAAGT CGATCAGCCGCACCAGCCCACCAACAACCAGAACACGTCCAAGTTTGCCCAGAGGTTCGGGGCTTCCGACGTGTGCCCTCGCTGCGGCAAAGCTGTGTACGCAGCCGAGAAGACCATTGGAGCGGGAGCG TCTTGGCATAAGAGCTGTTTCCGCTGTGCTAAATGCGGGAAGGGCCTCGAATCCACCACCATGACGGACAAAGATGGAGAGATCTATTGCAAAG GTTGCTATGCTAAAAGCTTTGGTCCAAAAGGGTTTGGTTATGGCCAAGGAGCCGGagctctctctcatgctcagTAG
- the LOC128609751 gene encoding heterogeneous nuclear ribonucleoproteins C1/C2 isoform X1 — MDAMASNVTNKTDPRSLNSRVFIGNLNTMLVTKADVEAIFSKYGMIVGCSIHKGYAFVQYANERNARAAVAGEDGRMIVGQVLDINLAGEPKPHRSKTTKRQAGDMYSSSTFELDYDFQRDYYDRMYAYPSRVPPPPPPLSRAVIPSKRARVSLTGGGSRRTKSSFSSSSKSSQRSSSRAIKADDIQTIKRELAQIKHKVDYLLESLERMEKDHSKKSEGKVVKAAVGDVSQQHSSSKKERDREEQELNDSEEEEGDLLEEEEEAKSIGGENEEEDGEEEEEGEHEEGEDDGDSVNGDDP, encoded by the exons ATGGa cGCGATGGCCAGCAACGTAACCAATAAGACGGACCCTCGTTCGTTGAACTCGCGCGTCTTCATTGGGAACCTGAACACCATGCTGGTGACCAAAGCTGACGTGGAGGCCATCTTCAGCAAGTACGGCATGATCGTGGGCTGCTCCATCCACAAAGGTTATGCTTTTGTCCAGTACGCGAACGAGAGGAACGCTCGAGCCGCCGTCGCTGGAGAGGATGGACGCATGATTGTCGGACAAGTCCTGG ACATCAACCTGGCAGGTGAGCCCAAACCTCACCGATCGAAAACCACCAAACGTCAAGCAGGAGATATGTACAG CAGCTCCACTTTTGAACTCGACTACGATTTCCAGAGAGATTACTACGACAG gatgtACGCGTACCCATCCCGCGTgccccctcctcctccacccctCTCTCGGGCCGTCATTCCCTCCAAGCGAGCGCGGGTCAGCCTGACCGGAGGAGGAAGCCGACGCACCAAATCCagcttctcctcttcctccaaaAGCAGCCAGCGCTCTTCATCACGGGCCA TTAAAGCAGACGATATTCAGACCATAAAGAGGGAACTGGCTCAGATCAAACACAAAGTGGATTATCTTCTTGAAAGTTTAGAGCGTATGGAGAAAGATCACAGCAAGAAATCAG AAGGGAAAGTGGTGAAGGCGGCGGTGGGTGACGTCTCTCAGCAGCACTCAAGCAGTAAGAAGGAGCGTGACAGAGAAGAGCAGGAGCTCAACGactctgaagaagaagaaggagatctgttggaggaagaggaggag GCGAAGAGTATCGGAGGAGAGAATGAGGAAGAGGacggagaagaggaggaagagggcgAGCATGAGGAAGGCGAGGACGACGGCGACAGCGTGAACGGCGATGACCCATag
- the LOC128609751 gene encoding heterogeneous nuclear ribonucleoproteins C1/C2 isoform X4, with protein MDAMASNVTNKTDPRSLNSRVFIGNLNTMLVTKADVEAIFSKYGMIVGCSIHKGYAFVQYANERNARAAVAGEDGRMIVGQVLDINLAGEPKPHRSKTTKRQAGDMYSSSTFELDYDFQRDYYDRMYAYPSRVPPPPPPLSRAVIPSKRARVSLTGGGSRRTKSSFSSSSKSSQRSSSRAIKADDIQTIKRELAQIKHKVDYLLESLERMEKDHSKKSEGKVVKAAVGDVSQQHSSSKKERDREEQELNDSEEEEGDLLEEEEEVRIVSPFSQHTQS; from the exons ATGGa cGCGATGGCCAGCAACGTAACCAATAAGACGGACCCTCGTTCGTTGAACTCGCGCGTCTTCATTGGGAACCTGAACACCATGCTGGTGACCAAAGCTGACGTGGAGGCCATCTTCAGCAAGTACGGCATGATCGTGGGCTGCTCCATCCACAAAGGTTATGCTTTTGTCCAGTACGCGAACGAGAGGAACGCTCGAGCCGCCGTCGCTGGAGAGGATGGACGCATGATTGTCGGACAAGTCCTGG ACATCAACCTGGCAGGTGAGCCCAAACCTCACCGATCGAAAACCACCAAACGTCAAGCAGGAGATATGTACAG CAGCTCCACTTTTGAACTCGACTACGATTTCCAGAGAGATTACTACGACAG gatgtACGCGTACCCATCCCGCGTgccccctcctcctccacccctCTCTCGGGCCGTCATTCCCTCCAAGCGAGCGCGGGTCAGCCTGACCGGAGGAGGAAGCCGACGCACCAAATCCagcttctcctcttcctccaaaAGCAGCCAGCGCTCTTCATCACGGGCCA TTAAAGCAGACGATATTCAGACCATAAAGAGGGAACTGGCTCAGATCAAACACAAAGTGGATTATCTTCTTGAAAGTTTAGAGCGTATGGAGAAAGATCACAGCAAGAAATCAG AAGGGAAAGTGGTGAAGGCGGCGGTGGGTGACGTCTCTCAGCAGCACTCAAGCAGTAAGAAGGAGCGTGACAGAGAAGAGCAGGAGCTCAACGactctgaagaagaagaaggagatctgttggaggaagaggaggaggtcaGAATTGTCTCTCCGTTCTCCCAACACACGCAGTCATGA